Genomic segment of Buchnera aphidicola (Melanaphis sacchari):
AAATTTCTATAATTAAAACACTAAAAAATATTGAAAAAACCAATATCTCTCTATTAATAATAGATGCAACATTAAAAATATCTAATCAAGATTTAACATTAGCAAATATAATAGAAAAATGTGGAAAACCTGTAATCATAGTAATAAACAAATGGGATTTAATAAATAAATTAGAAAAAAAAATATTAAAAAAATTAATAAGAAAACAGTTAGAAAATCATATTTTTTCTGAAATACATTTTATATCAGCATTGCATAAAATAGGATTATCAAAAATATTTAAATCTATAAATAAAATTTTCCAAAAATCTCAAAAAAAAATTGCTACTTCATTACTTGTAAAAACTATGTATTCAGCAATTCAAAGGCATCGACCTCCCATTATACATGGACGCCGAATAAAACTAAAATATGCCCATTTAGGAAGCTCTAATCCATTTAAGATTATTGTACATGGAAACCAAGTAAAATATTTATCATTATCTTATAAAAAATATTTAAAAAAATATTTTTATAACGCACTTAATATGAATGGAATACCTATACAAATAGAATTTAAAGAAACAAAAAATCCCTATATTTTTAAAAAAAATAATTAATTTCCAGTATAATTTGCATTATATAAAGGTATCTCTACTTCAATGTCATCATCGCCAATAATAGCTTGGCAACTTAATCGACTTGTAGATTCTAAGCCCCAAGCTTTATCTAAAACATCATCTTCTTTTTCAGACCAGCCTGAAAGAGAATGAAAACCTTTTCTAATAACGCAATGGCAAGTACTGCAAGCACAAGATTTTTCACATGCATGTTCTAATAAAATATTATTATTTAATGCAACATTTAAAATTGTTTCACCTTTTTTACATTCACAAATTG
This window contains:
- the fdx gene encoding ISC system 2Fe-2S type ferredoxin produces the protein MPKILFLPHKLILPKGAICECKKGETILNVALNNNILLEHACEKSCACSTCHCVIRKGFHSLSGWSEKEDDVLDKAWGLESTSRLSCQAIIGDDDIEVEIPLYNANYTGN